The Benincasa hispida cultivar B227 chromosome 9, ASM972705v1, whole genome shotgun sequence genome has a segment encoding these proteins:
- the LOC120086183 gene encoding protein EMBRYONIC FLOWER 1 isoform X4, with product MDEEHHQKNDSSIILRTTVPFIEIDSLFIDLSSCIDKPDAGNCDHFSIRGYASQMREKDWKKCWPFDLDGDYESAETISLLPPFHVPQFRWWRCQNCRKETPAGFEKSSNVETPDAREAVANVSTNVCNLNHPPSFMRDEVDSGWILNTETPISTSVVPEVETNLMLEHNRSDPEHRESVDNCKLLCGNEVAEVELGLRNLKVIDENLEVFDDEKQISAHNEQTEVTLLSSGVKVFDQACNVERQRDPANAYPAELDGSYATASERTEISVENDTQDHHIDKSGSLHRRKFRKVRLLTELLNEHENIKTNHIDTEESPSHGNSAKSEGLKEPSVSQCPVAAKKNVRCSSQNLKGKLPLNEDCLAAESSSSYNVDNKIQALKGDVETTNSFHASESENALVGTGLRNKKSFLNKCRNDVKSLHGKKNKKIQIEACSPLNIPPGSGDNTSDISLKHNEFSGHAMDPFLLFGSRIEPISSLSKRKSKITVIDDRQGITWTNSMPRRDSASKEVELGNNEPVVVSCPSVLDKHSGGLHLSLTSNLANARNEKKSIFGTEDGSHSLLSWQGTASVVRIKDAKAKKLKDSNVPFNYSDNFSRQVGHGGVNSKTTTSRMHFSNGKQNSNSQVNDDSWSQLQAMDNSGVHKVEKSVREHLAAQMKQSEHSVGKISEQRALDDIPMEIVELMAKNQYERCLDNTGNSKSVSKTSSKKAQIMNFSNNACGNSGSLQEKISPKWKVRNGRNNLHTAGDNVGYGKQNSDNYFSHTEGGHFNIDHLRQTIIPAEYSTFGHSQNKSSNPVKFLARSTGENACSQYRQYTGGLEDQESSHYRAQSFRVNDVHHPVSQNNVDVAHLWNEAMPNHHSYIPTTPRKIASQSTSVNASKNYPESSSKGAMNRGHNLKFSNPKVTNIEKDDGNYGLENFSGTRAKYPFHCDSNGIELPRNLRGSLDLYSNETMSAMHLLSLMDAGMQRSEMHDNPKFSRKPFPPDPKAKDISGMDVGLHKAFDTINYSSDYYGEIHPLKKSHDYYHRASVGGASISPSSGNESREIVSDLTGLQCKQKERTKCSTSTWNRVQKSQKSVLTSGQGSNEGVFPIHTLQKKSGGPSSSLVSMSGYHRLENPGQCIIERHGTKRMLEHSKVSSEFGICSINKNPAEFSIPDAGNVYMIGAEDLQFSKRISENTSDLNNMDGRKRKRNMKHAVVKQHALHYSM from the exons ATGGACGAGGAGCATCACCAGAAGAATGATTCAAGTATCATTTTGAGGACTACAGTCCCATTCATTGAGATTGACTCTTTATTTATAGATCTTTCCAGTTGTATTGATAAACCTGATGCTGGAAACTGTGATCATTTCTCCATTCG TGGATATGCATCTCAAATGCGCGAAAAAGATTGGAAAAAATGCTGGCCATTTGATTTAGATGGTGACTATGAGTCTGCAGAGACAATATCCTTGCTTCCACCTTTTCATGTTCCGCAGTTCAGGTGGTGGCGATGTCAAAATTGCAGGAAGGAGACTCCTGCAG GTTTTGAGAAATCTTCGAATGTAGAAACGCCTGATGCAAGAGAGGCAGTGGCTAATGTCTCTACGAATGTGTGCAACCTCAATCATCCTCCATCTTTCATGa GAGATGAGGTTGACTCTGGATGGATCTTGAATACAGAAACTCCCATATCGACTAGTGTAGTGCCAGAAGTAGAGACAAATCTAATGTTAGAACATAACAGAAGTGATCCAG agcatagggaatctgttgACAACTGCAAGCTACTCTGTGGGAATGAAGTTGCTGAGGTTGAGCTTGGTCTTCGAAACCTCAAAGTGAttgatgaaaatcttgaagtcTTTGATGATGAGAAACAAATTTCTGCACACAATGAACAAACTGAGGTAACTCTTTTGTCATCAGGAGTCAAGGTGTTTGATCAGGCATGTAATGTCGAGAGACAGAGGGATCCTGCAAATGCGTATCCAGCAGAACTTGATGGAAGTTATGCCACAGCATCTGAGCGTACTGAAATTTCAGTAGAAAATGATACGCAAGACCATCATATAGATAAGTCAGGCAGTTTGCACCGCCGAAAGTTCCGGAAGGTGCGCCTACTGACTGAGTTGCTGAATGaacatgaaaatataaaaactaatcaCATCGATACAGAAGAGTCCCCATCCCATGGGAATTCAGCAAAATCTGAAGGGTTAAAAGAGCCTTCTGTTTCCCAATGTCCAGTGGCTGCCAAAAAGAATGTCAGGTGTTCGAGTCAGAATTTAAAAGGTAAACTGCCTCTGAATGAAGATTGCCTTGCTGCAGAGAGTTCCTCTTCATACAACGTGGATAACAAGATTCAGGCATTGAAGGGAGATGTGGAAACAACAAATTCTTTTCATGCTAGTGAATCTGAAAATGCATTAGTCGGAACCGGTTTACGAAATAAGAAAAGTTTCTTGAACAAGTGTAGGAATGATGTGAAATCTCTTCATGgtaagaagaacaaaaagatcCAAATCGAAGCATGCTCTCCTCTTAATATTCCACCAGGAAGTGGTGACAATACGTCTGACATTTCCCTTAAACACAACGAGTTTTCTGGCCATGCAATGGATCCATTTCTTTTATTTGGTTCAAGAATTGAGCCAATTTCTAGTTTGTCTAAGAGGAAAAGCAAGATCACTGTAATTGATGACAGGCAGGGAATTACCTGGACCAATAGCATGCCAAGAAGAGATTCAGCCTCAAAAGAAGTGGAACTCGGGAACAATGAGCCCGTGGTTGTTTCTTGTCCATCAGTGCTGGATAAACATAGTGGAGGTTTGCATCTTTCCCTCACTAGCAATTTAGCCAATgcaagaaatgaaaaaaaatccatttttggGACTGAGGATGGCTCGCATTCGTTGTTATCTTGGCAAGGAACAGCAAGTGTAGTTAGGATCAAAGATGCCAAAGCCAAGAAACTTAAAGACTCAAATGTTCCTTTTAATTATTCAGATAATTTTTCTCGGCAAGTAGGACATGGTGGAGTCAATAGTAAGACAACCACTAGCAGAATGCATTTCTCAAATgggaaacaaaattcaaattctcaAGTTAATGATGATAGCTGGTCTCAGTTGCAGGCAATG GATAATTCCGGGGTACACAAAGTTGAAAAGAGTGTTCGGGAGCACTTGGCAGCTCAGATGAAACAGAGTGAGCATTCGGTTGGTAAGATATCTGAGCAAAGAGCTTTAGATGACATTCCAATGGAAATTGTTGAGCTCATGGCTAAAAATCAGTATGAAAGGTGCCTTGATAATACTGGAAATAGTAAATCCGTATCAAAGACAAGTTCAAAGAAAGCTCAGATTATGAATTTCAGTAATAATGCATGTGGCAATAGTGGCTCGTTGCAGGAGAAAATTAGTCCCAAGTGGAAGGTTAGGAATGGGAGAAATAACTTGCACACGGCAGGAGATAATGTGGGATACGGCAAACAAAATTCAGATAATTACTTTTCTCACACTGAGGGAGGACATTTTAACATAGATCACCTACGTCAGACTATTATCCCTGCAGAATATTCTACATTTGGACATTCTCAAAATAAGTCATCAAATCCCGTCAAATTTTTGGCAAGAAGTACTGGTGAGAATGCATGTTCTCAATATCGCCAATATACTGGTGGTCTGGAAGATCAGGAGTCCTCTCATTACAGGGCGCAATCTTTCAGGGTAAATGACGTTCACCATCCTGTTTCACAAAACAATGTAGACGTAGCTCATCTATGGAACGAAGCCATGCCAAATCATCATTCATATATACCTACCACTCCTAGAAAGATTGCATCTCAGTCAACTAGTGTGAATGCTAGTAAAAACTATCCTGAATCAAGTAGCAAAGGGGCTATGAATCGAGGGCATAATCTTAAATTTTCTAATCCAAAAGTTACCAATATTGAAAAAGATGATGGTAATTATGGTTTGGAAAATTTCAGCGGGACCCGTGCTAAGTACCCATTTCATTGCGATTCTAATGGCATTGAGCTTCCTCGAAACCTGAGGGGGTCGTTGGATTTGTATTCTAATGAAACCATGTCAGCAATGCATTTACTCAGCCTTATGGATGCAGGAATGCAGCGCAGTGAAATGCATGACAACCCAAAATTTTCCAGGAAACCTTTTCCCCCCGATCCCAAAGCTAAGGATATTTCTGGGATGGATGTTGGTTTGCACAAGGCATTTGATACCATCAATTATTCATCTGATTATTATGGTGAAATCCACCCCTTAAAGAAGTCTCACGATTATTACCATCGTGCTTCAGTGGGCGGTGCATCAATTTCTCCTTCCTCGGGAAATGAAAGTCGTGAAATAGTTTCTGATTTAACAGGATTACAATGTAAACAGAAAGAGAGAACCAAGTGCTCCACTTCAACATGGAACAGAGTTCAAAAATCACAGAAGAGTGTACTTACAAGTGGTCAAGGCTCCAATGAAGGAGTTTTTCCCATTCATACCTTGCAAAAGAAATCTGGTGGTCCTTCTAGTTCTTTGGTGTCTATGAGTGGATATCATAGACTAGAAAATCCTGGACAATGTATAATAGAGCGCCATGGTACTAAAAGAATGTTGGAGCATTCGAAAGTCAGTTCTGAGTTTGGAATCTGCAGCATTAATAAAAATCCTGCTGAATTTAGCATACCAGATGCGGGAAATGTATACATGATAGGGGCTGAAGATTTACAGTTTTCAAAAAGGATTTCTGAAAATACATCTGATTTGAATAACATGGATGGGCGCAAACGCAaaaggaatatgaagcatgctgTTGTAAAACAACATGCATTACATTATAGCATGTGA
- the LOC120086183 gene encoding protein EMBRYONIC FLOWER 1 isoform X2 encodes MDEEHHQKNDSSIILRTTVPFIEIDSLFIDLSSCIDKPDAGNCDHFSIRGYASQMREKDWKKCWPFDLDGDYESAETISLLPPFHVPQFRWWRCQNCRKETPAGFEKSSNVETPDAREAVANVSTNVCNLNHPPSFMSEKEKKAEGDEVDSGWILNTETPISTSVVPEVETNLMLEHNRSDPEHRESVDNCKLLCGNEVAEVELGLRNLKVIDENLEVFDDEKQISAHNEQTEVTLLSSGVKVFDQACNVERQRDPANAYPAELDGSYATASERTEISVENDTQDHHIDKSGSLHRRKFRKVRLLTELLNEHENIKTNHIDTEESPSHGNSAKSEGLKEPSVSQCPVAAKKNVRCSSQNLKGKLPLNEDCLAAESSSSYNVDNKIQALKGDVETTNSFHASESENALVGTGLRNKKSFLNKCRNDVKSLHGKKNKKIQIEACSPLNIPPGSGDNTSDISLKHNEFSGHAMDPFLLFGSRIEPISSLSKRKSKITVIDDRQGITWTNSMPRRDSASKEVELGNNEPVVVSCPSVLDKHSGGLHLSLTSNLANARNEKKSIFGTEDGSHSLLSWQGTASVVRIKDAKAKKLKDSNVPFNYSDNFSRQVGHGGVNSKTTTSRMHFSNGKQNSNSQVNDDSWSQLQAMDNSGVHKVEKSVREHLAAQMKQSEHSVGKISEQRALDDIPMEIVELMAKNQYERCLDNTGNSKSVSKTSSKKAQIMNFSNNACGNSGSLQEKISPKWKVRNGRNNLHTAGDNVGYGKQNSDNYFSHTEGGHFNIDHLRQTIIPAEYSTFGHSQNKSSNPVKFLARSTGENACSQYRQYTGGLEDQESSHYRAQSFRVNDVHHPVSQNNVDVAHLWNEAMPNHHSYIPTTPRKIASQSTSVNASKNYPESSSKGAMNRGHNLKFSNPKVTNIEKDDGNYGLENFSGTRAKYPFHCDSNGIELPRNLRGSLDLYSNETMSAMHLLSLMDAGMQRSEMHDNPKFSRKPFPPDPKAKDISGMDVGLHKAFDTINYSSDYYGEIHPLKKSHDYYHRASVGGASISPSSGNESREIVSDLTGLQCKQKERTKCSTSTWNRVQKSQKSVLTSGQGSNEGVFPIHTLQKKSGGPSSSLVSMSGYHRLENPGQCIIERHGTKRMLEHSKVSSEFGICSINKNPAEFSIPDAGNVYMIGAEDLQFSKRISENTSDLNNMDGRKRKRNMKHAVVKQHALHYSM; translated from the exons ATGGACGAGGAGCATCACCAGAAGAATGATTCAAGTATCATTTTGAGGACTACAGTCCCATTCATTGAGATTGACTCTTTATTTATAGATCTTTCCAGTTGTATTGATAAACCTGATGCTGGAAACTGTGATCATTTCTCCATTCG TGGATATGCATCTCAAATGCGCGAAAAAGATTGGAAAAAATGCTGGCCATTTGATTTAGATGGTGACTATGAGTCTGCAGAGACAATATCCTTGCTTCCACCTTTTCATGTTCCGCAGTTCAGGTGGTGGCGATGTCAAAATTGCAGGAAGGAGACTCCTGCAG GTTTTGAGAAATCTTCGAATGTAGAAACGCCTGATGCAAGAGAGGCAGTGGCTAATGTCTCTACGAATGTGTGCAACCTCAATCATCCTCCATCTTTCATGagtgagaaagaaaagaaagctgAAG GAGATGAGGTTGACTCTGGATGGATCTTGAATACAGAAACTCCCATATCGACTAGTGTAGTGCCAGAAGTAGAGACAAATCTAATGTTAGAACATAACAGAAGTGATCCAG agcatagggaatctgttgACAACTGCAAGCTACTCTGTGGGAATGAAGTTGCTGAGGTTGAGCTTGGTCTTCGAAACCTCAAAGTGAttgatgaaaatcttgaagtcTTTGATGATGAGAAACAAATTTCTGCACACAATGAACAAACTGAGGTAACTCTTTTGTCATCAGGAGTCAAGGTGTTTGATCAGGCATGTAATGTCGAGAGACAGAGGGATCCTGCAAATGCGTATCCAGCAGAACTTGATGGAAGTTATGCCACAGCATCTGAGCGTACTGAAATTTCAGTAGAAAATGATACGCAAGACCATCATATAGATAAGTCAGGCAGTTTGCACCGCCGAAAGTTCCGGAAGGTGCGCCTACTGACTGAGTTGCTGAATGaacatgaaaatataaaaactaatcaCATCGATACAGAAGAGTCCCCATCCCATGGGAATTCAGCAAAATCTGAAGGGTTAAAAGAGCCTTCTGTTTCCCAATGTCCAGTGGCTGCCAAAAAGAATGTCAGGTGTTCGAGTCAGAATTTAAAAGGTAAACTGCCTCTGAATGAAGATTGCCTTGCTGCAGAGAGTTCCTCTTCATACAACGTGGATAACAAGATTCAGGCATTGAAGGGAGATGTGGAAACAACAAATTCTTTTCATGCTAGTGAATCTGAAAATGCATTAGTCGGAACCGGTTTACGAAATAAGAAAAGTTTCTTGAACAAGTGTAGGAATGATGTGAAATCTCTTCATGgtaagaagaacaaaaagatcCAAATCGAAGCATGCTCTCCTCTTAATATTCCACCAGGAAGTGGTGACAATACGTCTGACATTTCCCTTAAACACAACGAGTTTTCTGGCCATGCAATGGATCCATTTCTTTTATTTGGTTCAAGAATTGAGCCAATTTCTAGTTTGTCTAAGAGGAAAAGCAAGATCACTGTAATTGATGACAGGCAGGGAATTACCTGGACCAATAGCATGCCAAGAAGAGATTCAGCCTCAAAAGAAGTGGAACTCGGGAACAATGAGCCCGTGGTTGTTTCTTGTCCATCAGTGCTGGATAAACATAGTGGAGGTTTGCATCTTTCCCTCACTAGCAATTTAGCCAATgcaagaaatgaaaaaaaatccatttttggGACTGAGGATGGCTCGCATTCGTTGTTATCTTGGCAAGGAACAGCAAGTGTAGTTAGGATCAAAGATGCCAAAGCCAAGAAACTTAAAGACTCAAATGTTCCTTTTAATTATTCAGATAATTTTTCTCGGCAAGTAGGACATGGTGGAGTCAATAGTAAGACAACCACTAGCAGAATGCATTTCTCAAATgggaaacaaaattcaaattctcaAGTTAATGATGATAGCTGGTCTCAGTTGCAGGCAATG GATAATTCCGGGGTACACAAAGTTGAAAAGAGTGTTCGGGAGCACTTGGCAGCTCAGATGAAACAGAGTGAGCATTCGGTTGGTAAGATATCTGAGCAAAGAGCTTTAGATGACATTCCAATGGAAATTGTTGAGCTCATGGCTAAAAATCAGTATGAAAGGTGCCTTGATAATACTGGAAATAGTAAATCCGTATCAAAGACAAGTTCAAAGAAAGCTCAGATTATGAATTTCAGTAATAATGCATGTGGCAATAGTGGCTCGTTGCAGGAGAAAATTAGTCCCAAGTGGAAGGTTAGGAATGGGAGAAATAACTTGCACACGGCAGGAGATAATGTGGGATACGGCAAACAAAATTCAGATAATTACTTTTCTCACACTGAGGGAGGACATTTTAACATAGATCACCTACGTCAGACTATTATCCCTGCAGAATATTCTACATTTGGACATTCTCAAAATAAGTCATCAAATCCCGTCAAATTTTTGGCAAGAAGTACTGGTGAGAATGCATGTTCTCAATATCGCCAATATACTGGTGGTCTGGAAGATCAGGAGTCCTCTCATTACAGGGCGCAATCTTTCAGGGTAAATGACGTTCACCATCCTGTTTCACAAAACAATGTAGACGTAGCTCATCTATGGAACGAAGCCATGCCAAATCATCATTCATATATACCTACCACTCCTAGAAAGATTGCATCTCAGTCAACTAGTGTGAATGCTAGTAAAAACTATCCTGAATCAAGTAGCAAAGGGGCTATGAATCGAGGGCATAATCTTAAATTTTCTAATCCAAAAGTTACCAATATTGAAAAAGATGATGGTAATTATGGTTTGGAAAATTTCAGCGGGACCCGTGCTAAGTACCCATTTCATTGCGATTCTAATGGCATTGAGCTTCCTCGAAACCTGAGGGGGTCGTTGGATTTGTATTCTAATGAAACCATGTCAGCAATGCATTTACTCAGCCTTATGGATGCAGGAATGCAGCGCAGTGAAATGCATGACAACCCAAAATTTTCCAGGAAACCTTTTCCCCCCGATCCCAAAGCTAAGGATATTTCTGGGATGGATGTTGGTTTGCACAAGGCATTTGATACCATCAATTATTCATCTGATTATTATGGTGAAATCCACCCCTTAAAGAAGTCTCACGATTATTACCATCGTGCTTCAGTGGGCGGTGCATCAATTTCTCCTTCCTCGGGAAATGAAAGTCGTGAAATAGTTTCTGATTTAACAGGATTACAATGTAAACAGAAAGAGAGAACCAAGTGCTCCACTTCAACATGGAACAGAGTTCAAAAATCACAGAAGAGTGTACTTACAAGTGGTCAAGGCTCCAATGAAGGAGTTTTTCCCATTCATACCTTGCAAAAGAAATCTGGTGGTCCTTCTAGTTCTTTGGTGTCTATGAGTGGATATCATAGACTAGAAAATCCTGGACAATGTATAATAGAGCGCCATGGTACTAAAAGAATGTTGGAGCATTCGAAAGTCAGTTCTGAGTTTGGAATCTGCAGCATTAATAAAAATCCTGCTGAATTTAGCATACCAGATGCGGGAAATGTATACATGATAGGGGCTGAAGATTTACAGTTTTCAAAAAGGATTTCTGAAAATACATCTGATTTGAATAACATGGATGGGCGCAAACGCAaaaggaatatgaagcatgctgTTGTAAAACAACATGCATTACATTATAGCATGTGA
- the LOC120086183 gene encoding protein EMBRYONIC FLOWER 1 isoform X3, translating into MDEEHHQKNDSSIILRTTVPFIEIDSLFIDLSSCIDKPDAGNCDHFSIRGYASQMREKDWKKCWPFDLDGDYESAETISLLPPFHVPQFRWWRCQNCRKETPAGFEKSSNVETPDAREAVANVSTNVCNLNHPPSFMRDEVDSGWILNTETPISTSVVPEVETNLMLEHNRSDPVTLNPEHRESVDNCKLLCGNEVAEVELGLRNLKVIDENLEVFDDEKQISAHNEQTEVTLLSSGVKVFDQACNVERQRDPANAYPAELDGSYATASERTEISVENDTQDHHIDKSGSLHRRKFRKVRLLTELLNEHENIKTNHIDTEESPSHGNSAKSEGLKEPSVSQCPVAAKKNVRCSSQNLKGKLPLNEDCLAAESSSSYNVDNKIQALKGDVETTNSFHASESENALVGTGLRNKKSFLNKCRNDVKSLHGKKNKKIQIEACSPLNIPPGSGDNTSDISLKHNEFSGHAMDPFLLFGSRIEPISSLSKRKSKITVIDDRQGITWTNSMPRRDSASKEVELGNNEPVVVSCPSVLDKHSGGLHLSLTSNLANARNEKKSIFGTEDGSHSLLSWQGTASVVRIKDAKAKKLKDSNVPFNYSDNFSRQVGHGGVNSKTTTSRMHFSNGKQNSNSQVNDDSWSQLQAMDNSGVHKVEKSVREHLAAQMKQSEHSVGKISEQRALDDIPMEIVELMAKNQYERCLDNTGNSKSVSKTSSKKAQIMNFSNNACGNSGSLQEKISPKWKVRNGRNNLHTAGDNVGYGKQNSDNYFSHTEGGHFNIDHLRQTIIPAEYSTFGHSQNKSSNPVKFLARSTGENACSQYRQYTGGLEDQESSHYRAQSFRVNDVHHPVSQNNVDVAHLWNEAMPNHHSYIPTTPRKIASQSTSVNASKNYPESSSKGAMNRGHNLKFSNPKVTNIEKDDGNYGLENFSGTRAKYPFHCDSNGIELPRNLRGSLDLYSNETMSAMHLLSLMDAGMQRSEMHDNPKFSRKPFPPDPKAKDISGMDVGLHKAFDTINYSSDYYGEIHPLKKSHDYYHRASVGGASISPSSGNESREIVSDLTGLQCKQKERTKCSTSTWNRVQKSQKSVLTSGQGSNEGVFPIHTLQKKSGGPSSSLVSMSGYHRLENPGQCIIERHGTKRMLEHSKVSSEFGICSINKNPAEFSIPDAGNVYMIGAEDLQFSKRISENTSDLNNMDGRKRKRNMKHAVVKQHALHYSM; encoded by the exons ATGGACGAGGAGCATCACCAGAAGAATGATTCAAGTATCATTTTGAGGACTACAGTCCCATTCATTGAGATTGACTCTTTATTTATAGATCTTTCCAGTTGTATTGATAAACCTGATGCTGGAAACTGTGATCATTTCTCCATTCG TGGATATGCATCTCAAATGCGCGAAAAAGATTGGAAAAAATGCTGGCCATTTGATTTAGATGGTGACTATGAGTCTGCAGAGACAATATCCTTGCTTCCACCTTTTCATGTTCCGCAGTTCAGGTGGTGGCGATGTCAAAATTGCAGGAAGGAGACTCCTGCAG GTTTTGAGAAATCTTCGAATGTAGAAACGCCTGATGCAAGAGAGGCAGTGGCTAATGTCTCTACGAATGTGTGCAACCTCAATCATCCTCCATCTTTCATGa GAGATGAGGTTGACTCTGGATGGATCTTGAATACAGAAACTCCCATATCGACTAGTGTAGTGCCAGAAGTAGAGACAAATCTAATGTTAGAACATAACAGAAGTGATCCAG TAACTCTTAATCCagagcatagggaatctgttgACAACTGCAAGCTACTCTGTGGGAATGAAGTTGCTGAGGTTGAGCTTGGTCTTCGAAACCTCAAAGTGAttgatgaaaatcttgaagtcTTTGATGATGAGAAACAAATTTCTGCACACAATGAACAAACTGAGGTAACTCTTTTGTCATCAGGAGTCAAGGTGTTTGATCAGGCATGTAATGTCGAGAGACAGAGGGATCCTGCAAATGCGTATCCAGCAGAACTTGATGGAAGTTATGCCACAGCATCTGAGCGTACTGAAATTTCAGTAGAAAATGATACGCAAGACCATCATATAGATAAGTCAGGCAGTTTGCACCGCCGAAAGTTCCGGAAGGTGCGCCTACTGACTGAGTTGCTGAATGaacatgaaaatataaaaactaatcaCATCGATACAGAAGAGTCCCCATCCCATGGGAATTCAGCAAAATCTGAAGGGTTAAAAGAGCCTTCTGTTTCCCAATGTCCAGTGGCTGCCAAAAAGAATGTCAGGTGTTCGAGTCAGAATTTAAAAGGTAAACTGCCTCTGAATGAAGATTGCCTTGCTGCAGAGAGTTCCTCTTCATACAACGTGGATAACAAGATTCAGGCATTGAAGGGAGATGTGGAAACAACAAATTCTTTTCATGCTAGTGAATCTGAAAATGCATTAGTCGGAACCGGTTTACGAAATAAGAAAAGTTTCTTGAACAAGTGTAGGAATGATGTGAAATCTCTTCATGgtaagaagaacaaaaagatcCAAATCGAAGCATGCTCTCCTCTTAATATTCCACCAGGAAGTGGTGACAATACGTCTGACATTTCCCTTAAACACAACGAGTTTTCTGGCCATGCAATGGATCCATTTCTTTTATTTGGTTCAAGAATTGAGCCAATTTCTAGTTTGTCTAAGAGGAAAAGCAAGATCACTGTAATTGATGACAGGCAGGGAATTACCTGGACCAATAGCATGCCAAGAAGAGATTCAGCCTCAAAAGAAGTGGAACTCGGGAACAATGAGCCCGTGGTTGTTTCTTGTCCATCAGTGCTGGATAAACATAGTGGAGGTTTGCATCTTTCCCTCACTAGCAATTTAGCCAATgcaagaaatgaaaaaaaatccatttttggGACTGAGGATGGCTCGCATTCGTTGTTATCTTGGCAAGGAACAGCAAGTGTAGTTAGGATCAAAGATGCCAAAGCCAAGAAACTTAAAGACTCAAATGTTCCTTTTAATTATTCAGATAATTTTTCTCGGCAAGTAGGACATGGTGGAGTCAATAGTAAGACAACCACTAGCAGAATGCATTTCTCAAATgggaaacaaaattcaaattctcaAGTTAATGATGATAGCTGGTCTCAGTTGCAGGCAATG GATAATTCCGGGGTACACAAAGTTGAAAAGAGTGTTCGGGAGCACTTGGCAGCTCAGATGAAACAGAGTGAGCATTCGGTTGGTAAGATATCTGAGCAAAGAGCTTTAGATGACATTCCAATGGAAATTGTTGAGCTCATGGCTAAAAATCAGTATGAAAGGTGCCTTGATAATACTGGAAATAGTAAATCCGTATCAAAGACAAGTTCAAAGAAAGCTCAGATTATGAATTTCAGTAATAATGCATGTGGCAATAGTGGCTCGTTGCAGGAGAAAATTAGTCCCAAGTGGAAGGTTAGGAATGGGAGAAATAACTTGCACACGGCAGGAGATAATGTGGGATACGGCAAACAAAATTCAGATAATTACTTTTCTCACACTGAGGGAGGACATTTTAACATAGATCACCTACGTCAGACTATTATCCCTGCAGAATATTCTACATTTGGACATTCTCAAAATAAGTCATCAAATCCCGTCAAATTTTTGGCAAGAAGTACTGGTGAGAATGCATGTTCTCAATATCGCCAATATACTGGTGGTCTGGAAGATCAGGAGTCCTCTCATTACAGGGCGCAATCTTTCAGGGTAAATGACGTTCACCATCCTGTTTCACAAAACAATGTAGACGTAGCTCATCTATGGAACGAAGCCATGCCAAATCATCATTCATATATACCTACCACTCCTAGAAAGATTGCATCTCAGTCAACTAGTGTGAATGCTAGTAAAAACTATCCTGAATCAAGTAGCAAAGGGGCTATGAATCGAGGGCATAATCTTAAATTTTCTAATCCAAAAGTTACCAATATTGAAAAAGATGATGGTAATTATGGTTTGGAAAATTTCAGCGGGACCCGTGCTAAGTACCCATTTCATTGCGATTCTAATGGCATTGAGCTTCCTCGAAACCTGAGGGGGTCGTTGGATTTGTATTCTAATGAAACCATGTCAGCAATGCATTTACTCAGCCTTATGGATGCAGGAATGCAGCGCAGTGAAATGCATGACAACCCAAAATTTTCCAGGAAACCTTTTCCCCCCGATCCCAAAGCTAAGGATATTTCTGGGATGGATGTTGGTTTGCACAAGGCATTTGATACCATCAATTATTCATCTGATTATTATGGTGAAATCCACCCCTTAAAGAAGTCTCACGATTATTACCATCGTGCTTCAGTGGGCGGTGCATCAATTTCTCCTTCCTCGGGAAATGAAAGTCGTGAAATAGTTTCTGATTTAACAGGATTACAATGTAAACAGAAAGAGAGAACCAAGTGCTCCACTTCAACATGGAACAGAGTTCAAAAATCACAGAAGAGTGTACTTACAAGTGGTCAAGGCTCCAATGAAGGAGTTTTTCCCATTCATACCTTGCAAAAGAAATCTGGTGGTCCTTCTAGTTCTTTGGTGTCTATGAGTGGATATCATAGACTAGAAAATCCTGGACAATGTATAATAGAGCGCCATGGTACTAAAAGAATGTTGGAGCATTCGAAAGTCAGTTCTGAGTTTGGAATCTGCAGCATTAATAAAAATCCTGCTGAATTTAGCATACCAGATGCGGGAAATGTATACATGATAGGGGCTGAAGATTTACAGTTTTCAAAAAGGATTTCTGAAAATACATCTGATTTGAATAACATGGATGGGCGCAAACGCAaaaggaatatgaagcatgctgTTGTAAAACAACATGCATTACATTATAGCATGTGA